From Granulicella sp. WH15, the proteins below share one genomic window:
- a CDS encoding flagellar basal body protein has translation MQVTTATSDELTKYLDLTADQLKLTAANMANVDTPGYKTQGFDFEQELSEALHGGSGQPKVSDVDGLVARPDGNTVSLDRESLQLAKAQLQFRAGVELLKHQFSGIMSAIHADAK, from the coding sequence ATGCAGGTGACGACCGCAACCAGCGATGAGTTGACCAAATATCTCGATCTCACAGCCGACCAATTGAAGCTGACGGCGGCCAACATGGCCAACGTGGATACGCCCGGCTATAAGACGCAGGGTTTCGACTTCGAGCAGGAGCTGAGCGAGGCGCTGCACGGAGGCTCGGGCCAACCAAAGGTCAGCGACGTCGATGGGCTCGTCGCGCGGCCCGACGGCAACACGGTCTCGCTCGATCGCGAGAGCCTGCAACTGGCCAAGGCGCAGTTGCAGTTTCGTGCAGGAGTGGAGCTGCTCAAACATCAGTTCAGCGGCATCATGTCGGCTATCCACGCCGATGCCAAGTAA
- a CDS encoding sigma-54 dependent transcriptional regulator translates to MTSSMPLRDMDAGIVAARSVVLASADADLRQRLRKSLSGLRWTVREASGGAEAMMQIESLRAEALLIDSWLPDLEASELESQLRLLYPAMDILRVDGRIEPGGAKSPRRNELLHALREAADGGPVLVSAPAPPPMVTVSETISVPIAPIFFDGATASAPSIPEMVGESASMRELARMIRLVAPRLATVLIEGETGTGKEIVARSVHRLSNRASKPFAVLNCAAIPEALLEAELFGHTRGAFTGAVQSRTGRIEAANGGTLFLDEIGEMPLALQAKMLRFLECGELQRVGDNETVRVDVRVVAATHQPLEQRAAERSFRLDLYHRLAVFPVAVPPLRERMDDLRLLVEFFLEQMGREMPRKRIAPAAFARLEQHDWPGNVRELMHVLERGSILAGDQPVISAEDIRIHRRSIV, encoded by the coding sequence ATGACCTCTTCCATGCCGTTGCGCGATATGGATGCGGGGATCGTCGCCGCGCGTTCGGTGGTGCTGGCAAGTGCGGATGCAGACCTGCGCCAGCGCCTGAGAAAGAGCCTGAGTGGGCTGCGCTGGACGGTGCGTGAGGCGAGCGGCGGCGCGGAGGCGATGATGCAGATTGAGAGTCTTCGCGCCGAGGCTCTGCTGATAGATAGCTGGCTGCCCGACCTTGAGGCCTCAGAGCTGGAGTCGCAGCTGCGGCTGCTCTATCCCGCGATGGATATCCTGCGCGTGGATGGCCGCATTGAGCCTGGTGGCGCGAAAAGTCCACGGCGCAACGAGCTGCTGCATGCTCTGCGTGAGGCTGCGGATGGTGGGCCCGTGTTGGTCTCGGCACCTGCTCCTCCGCCTATGGTCACGGTTTCCGAGACTATTTCGGTTCCTATTGCGCCCATCTTCTTTGACGGGGCTACTGCGTCTGCTCCGTCCATTCCAGAGATGGTTGGAGAGAGCGCCTCCATGCGCGAGCTGGCGCGGATGATCCGGCTGGTGGCTCCGCGTTTGGCCACTGTGCTTATCGAAGGCGAGACAGGCACGGGCAAGGAGATCGTCGCGCGCTCCGTGCATCGTCTTAGCAACCGTGCGTCGAAGCCCTTTGCTGTGCTCAACTGCGCGGCGATTCCAGAGGCGCTGCTTGAGGCCGAGCTCTTTGGGCATACGCGCGGGGCTTTTACCGGTGCGGTCCAATCGCGCACCGGACGCATTGAGGCGGCGAATGGAGGCACGCTCTTTCTTGATGAGATCGGCGAGATGCCGCTCGCGTTGCAGGCCAAGATGTTGCGGTTTCTCGAGTGCGGCGAGTTGCAGCGAGTAGGGGACAACGAGACTGTTCGGGTCGATGTACGCGTGGTCGCGGCGACTCATCAGCCGCTGGAACAGAGAGCCGCGGAGAGGAGCTTTCGGCTCGATCTCTATCATCGCCTGGCGGTCTTTCCCGTTGCTGTTCCTCCGCTGCGGGAGCGCATGGATGACCTTCGGCTATTGGTGGAGTTCTTCCTTGAACAGATGGGCCGAGAGATGCCGCGCAAGCGCATCGCCCCTGCGGCGTTTGCACGGCTGGAGCAGCATGACTGGCCCGGGAACGTGCGTGAGCTGATGCACGTTCTTGAGCGCGGCTCCATCCTTGCGGGTGATCAGCCCGTGATTTCTGCGGAAGATATCCGCATCCACCGCAGATCCATCGTCTAG